One window from the genome of Bacillus oleivorans encodes:
- the lysS gene encoding lysine--tRNA ligase codes for MNQEELNDQLRVRLEKMEELRGNGIDPFGRRFERTDLAQDLIDQYGELSKEELEEKNVETVVAGRVMTKRGKGKAGFAHIQDLSGQIQIYVKKDAIGDEAYEIFDSVDLGDMIGVKGTVFKTKVGELSIKVSNFQFLTKALRPLPDKYHGLKDIEQRYRQRYLDLITNPESRNTFITRSRIIQEMRRYLDSQGYLEVETPLLHAIAGGAAAKPFITHHNALDMQLYLRIAIELHLKRLIVGGLEKVYEIGRVFRNEGVSTRHNPEFTLMELYAAYADFRDIMSLTENLIAHIAKEVLGTTVIQYGEHEVDLTPEWKRLHMVDAIKEHTGVDFWKQMSADEARELAKQQGVEVDSNMLFGHIVNEFFEQKVEDKLIQPTFIYGHPVEISPLAKKNEEDPRFTDRFELFIVGREHANAFTELNDPIDQRERFEAQIKEREQGNDEAHMMDEDFVEALEYGMPPTGGLGIGIDRLIMLLTNSPSIRDVLLFPLMRHR; via the coding sequence ATGAACCAAGAGGAACTCAATGACCAATTGCGAGTCCGTCTGGAAAAAATGGAGGAACTTCGGGGAAATGGGATTGACCCATTTGGCCGCCGCTTTGAACGAACAGACTTAGCCCAAGACCTGATAGATCAATATGGAGAATTATCAAAAGAGGAACTAGAAGAAAAGAATGTAGAAACCGTTGTTGCCGGCCGTGTTATGACGAAAAGGGGTAAAGGAAAGGCTGGATTTGCTCATATTCAAGATTTATCAGGACAAATCCAAATCTACGTTAAAAAAGATGCAATCGGTGATGAAGCATATGAAATCTTCGATTCTGTTGATCTGGGTGATATGATCGGGGTTAAAGGGACAGTCTTCAAAACAAAAGTAGGCGAATTATCTATTAAAGTTTCTAACTTTCAATTCCTAACAAAAGCCCTTCGTCCCCTGCCAGATAAATATCATGGGCTAAAGGATATTGAGCAACGCTACCGTCAGCGTTATTTAGATTTGATTACAAATCCGGAAAGCCGAAATACTTTTATCACACGCAGCCGTATAATTCAAGAAATGAGACGCTACTTGGATAGCCAAGGGTATTTAGAAGTGGAAACGCCATTGCTGCATGCAATTGCCGGAGGTGCAGCTGCAAAACCGTTTATCACACACCATAATGCACTTGATATGCAATTATATTTACGGATTGCAATTGAATTGCATTTAAAACGTCTAATTGTCGGCGGACTTGAAAAAGTCTATGAAATTGGCCGTGTATTCCGTAATGAAGGTGTCTCAACTAGACACAATCCTGAATTCACTTTAATGGAACTATATGCAGCATATGCAGATTTCCGGGATATCATGTCCTTAACGGAAAACTTAATTGCACATATCGCTAAGGAAGTACTCGGCACGACTGTTATCCAATATGGTGAACATGAAGTAGATCTTACACCTGAATGGAAAAGACTTCACATGGTTGATGCCATTAAAGAACATACAGGTGTTGATTTTTGGAAGCAAATGTCCGCAGATGAGGCTCGCGAATTAGCGAAACAACAGGGGGTTGAAGTGGATTCTAACATGCTATTCGGACATATAGTAAACGAATTCTTTGAACAAAAAGTAGAAGATAAATTAATCCAGCCTACTTTTATTTATGGTCATCCAGTTGAAATTTCTCCTTTAGCTAAGAAGAATGAGGAAGATCCTAGATTTACGGACCGTTTCGAGTTATTTATTGTCGGTCGTGAACACGCTAATGCATTTACTGAATTAAATGATCCAATCGACCAAAGAGAAAGATTCGAGGCTCAAATAAAAGAACGTGAACAGGGAAATGATGAAGCGCACATGATGGATGAAGACTTCGTCGAAGCACTAGAATACGGAATGCCTCCAACTGGTGGACTTGGTATTGGCATTGACCGTCTAATCATGCTATTAACCAACTCTCCATCTATTCGGGATGTATTATTATTCCCATTAATGCGCCATCGATAA
- the dusB gene encoding tRNA dihydrouridine synthase DusB produces the protein MFKIGDIQLKNRVVLAPMAGVCNSAFRLTVKEFGAGMVCAEMVSDKGILFGNEKTMNMLYIDEREKPMSLQIFGGEQETLVEAAKFVDKNSTADIIDINMGCPVPKITKCDAGAKWLLDPNKIYEMVSAVVDAVDKPVTVKMRMGWDEDHIYAVENARAVERAGGKAVALHGRTRVQMYEGTANWDIIREVKQSVSIPVIGNGDVKTPGDAKRMLDETGCDGVMIGRAALGNPWMIYRTVHYLDTGELLGEPSVREKMDVCKLHLDRLINLKGENVAIREMRKHAAWYLKGIRGNAKVRNEINSCDTRDQLVTLLDNFTAEMEEKELEQTKAV, from the coding sequence ATGTTTAAAATTGGAGATATCCAGTTAAAGAATAGAGTTGTTTTAGCTCCAATGGCTGGTGTTTGTAACTCAGCCTTTCGTTTGACTGTTAAAGAGTTTGGTGCAGGTATGGTTTGTGCGGAAATGGTGAGTGACAAGGGAATTTTGTTCGGAAATGAGAAGACGATGAACATGCTTTATATTGATGAGCGGGAAAAGCCAATGAGTCTTCAAATTTTCGGAGGAGAGCAAGAAACATTAGTAGAAGCAGCAAAGTTCGTTGATAAAAATTCTACAGCTGACATTATTGATATTAATATGGGATGCCCAGTTCCCAAAATTACTAAATGTGATGCAGGTGCCAAATGGCTGCTAGACCCAAATAAAATCTATGAAATGGTTTCAGCGGTTGTTGACGCCGTTGATAAGCCTGTCACTGTGAAAATGAGAATGGGTTGGGATGAAGACCATATTTATGCTGTAGAAAATGCAAGAGCTGTGGAAAGAGCGGGGGGAAAAGCGGTTGCTCTTCATGGCCGAACAAGAGTGCAAATGTACGAAGGTACAGCTAATTGGGATATCATCCGAGAAGTTAAACAGTCTGTTAGCATCCCGGTTATTGGAAATGGAGATGTTAAAACTCCAGGAGATGCAAAGCGCATGCTAGATGAGACTGGCTGTGACGGTGTTATGATCGGCCGGGCAGCACTAGGTAACCCATGGATGATTTATCGAACTGTTCATTACCTTGATACAGGTGAATTATTAGGTGAGCCGTCAGTTAGAGAAAAAATGGATGTTTGTAAACTACATTTAGACCGTCTTATTAATCTTAAGGGCGAAAATGTAGCGATTAGAGAAATGAGAAAACATGCGGCTTGGTATTTGAAAGGGATCCGAGGTAATGCAAAAGTAAGAAATGAAATTAACTCTTGTGATACACGTGATCAGCTTGTAACATTATTAGATAATTTCACTGCAGAAATGGAAGAAAAAGAACTAGAGCAAACAAAAGCTGTTTAA
- a CDS encoding helix-turn-helix domain-containing protein codes for MEADRWGRRIRAFRKLKGFTQEGLAKEIGVSVSVLGEIERGNRAPSEDMVNLIAKTLNVQKEELDPTTQE; via the coding sequence ATGGAAGCAGATAGATGGGGAAGACGAATTCGAGCATTTAGAAAACTAAAAGGCTTTACACAAGAAGGGCTAGCTAAAGAAATCGGAGTATCTGTCTCTGTTTTAGGTGAAATCGAACGCGGAAATCGGGCTCCGTCGGAAGATATGGTAAACCTGATCGCTAAAACCCTTAATGTCCAAAAGGAAGAGTTAGATCCTACTACACAAGAATAG